The Meriones unguiculatus strain TT.TT164.6M chromosome 1, Bangor_MerUng_6.1, whole genome shotgun sequence genome has a segment encoding these proteins:
- the LOC110542028 gene encoding vomeronasal type-1 receptor 3-like, which translates to MVPSESILGIFLISQLCIGVIGNSSLFILYLYSYFFKPHFMKLIDSVFMHLTMVNLLLIIFTLIPDIMASFGVPNFLDDIGCKAVLFYTRVFRGLSICTTCVVSTFQVITIIPSNSKWASLKPKLSTWAFSSLLCSWLINLLIYGSVIKVIIAKTNSSHAGNGYVHAYCQNKNFGNHNSGLFLSVIFIHDLFFVAIMTWASLYKVTFLYRHHKRAQHLHSLSLSSQPSPESKATYHILFLVTCFVFLYWLNNSITLYGFYAQTKIPRLEGINAILSTCYSTICPFLLMRNNKIILQFTSSFSVLRMTCFQSALRG; encoded by the coding sequence ATGGTTCCAAGTGAGAGCATCTTGGGGATCTTTCTCATATCACAGTTATGCATTGGTGTCATAGGGAACTCATCACTGttcatattatatttatatagttaCTTCTTTAAGCCTCATTTTATGAAGTTGATAGATTCAGTTTTCATGCACCTGACAATGGTCAATTTGTTGTTGATCATATTTACATTAATACCAGATATCATGGCATCCTTTGGAGTACCCAATTTTCTGGATGATATTGGCTGTAAGGCAGTTTTGTTTTATACCAGAGTCTTCCGGGGTCTGTCCATCTGTACCACCTGTGTTGTAAGTACATTTCAAGTCATCACCATCATTCCTAGTAATTCTAAGTGGGCATCGCTTAAGCCTAAACTCTCTACATGGGCTTTTTCTTCCTTACTTTGCTCCTGGCTCATTAACCTGCTCATCTATGGAAGTGTGATTAAAGTGATAATAGCCAAAACCAATTCTTCTCATGCTGGCAATGGATATGTGCATGCTTACTGTCAAAACAAGAACTTTGGGAACCACAATTCAGGGCTATTTTTGAGTGTCATATTCATTCACGATCTCTTCTTTGTGGCCATCATGACTTGGGCCAGCCTCTACAAGGTAACTTTCCTCTACAGACACCACAAGAGAGCCCAGCACCTCCACAGCCTAAGCCTCTCCTCCCAGCCATCTCCTGAAAGCAAAGCCACTTACCATATCCTGTTTCTGGTGACCTGCTTTGTGTTCCTTTATTGGTTGAACAACTCCATCACCCTTTATGGATTTTATGCACAAACAAAAATTCCAAGGTTGGAGGGAATTAATGCAATTTTATCAACATGCTACTCAACCATCTGCCCTTTCTTACTAATGaggaataataaaattattttgcaattcacttcttccttttctgtattGAGAATGACCTGTTTTCAAAGTGCACTCCGTGGCTGA